A portion of the Burkholderia pseudomultivorans genome contains these proteins:
- a CDS encoding HpcH/HpaI aldolase family protein encodes MSTLTNSLKQRLHDGDEPLYGLWLTLGSDAAAEALAHAGYDWLCIDMEHAPNDSRDVASQLRALAAAHLPSEPVVRVPGREPWLVKRALDAGARTLMFPGIETADDAAHAVRLTRFPSPESPDGLRGVAGMVRAAAFGMRRDYLLTANAQVAVIVQIESARGVDEVERIAATPGVDCLFVGPADLAASLGHLGDVRHPDVESAIARVLAAGRQAGVAVGVYASDAASARPYRDAGYRMIALSADVTWLLRATRQALQEVRS; translated from the coding sequence ATGAGCACGCTCACCAATTCGCTGAAACAACGTCTGCATGACGGCGACGAGCCGCTGTACGGGCTGTGGCTCACGCTCGGCAGCGACGCCGCGGCGGAAGCGCTCGCGCACGCGGGCTACGACTGGCTGTGCATCGACATGGAGCACGCGCCGAACGACAGCCGCGACGTCGCGTCGCAGCTGCGCGCGCTGGCCGCCGCGCACTTGCCGAGCGAGCCCGTCGTGCGCGTGCCGGGGCGCGAGCCGTGGCTCGTGAAGCGCGCGCTCGACGCCGGCGCGCGCACGCTGATGTTTCCGGGCATCGAGACGGCCGACGACGCCGCGCACGCGGTGCGGCTCACGCGCTTTCCGTCGCCCGAGTCGCCGGACGGGCTGCGCGGCGTCGCGGGCATGGTGCGCGCGGCCGCGTTCGGGATGCGCCGCGATTACCTGCTGACGGCCAATGCGCAGGTCGCGGTGATCGTGCAGATCGAGTCGGCGAGAGGTGTCGACGAAGTCGAGCGGATCGCCGCGACGCCCGGCGTCGACTGCCTGTTCGTCGGCCCGGCCGATCTCGCGGCGAGCCTCGGCCATCTCGGCGATGTCCGCCATCCGGACGTCGAATCGGCGATCGCGCGCGTGCTCGCGGCCGGCCGGCAGGCCGGCGTCGCGGTCGGCGTCTATGCATCGGATGCGGCCAGCGCGCGACCGTATCGCGACGCCGGCTACCGGATGATCGCGCTGTCGGCCGACGTGACGTGGCTGCTGCGCGCGACGCGGCAGGCGCTGCAGGAGGTGCGGTCATGA
- the queD gene encoding 6-carboxytetrahydropterin synthase QueD: MLITRKLEFDAGHRIPDHRSQCRNLHGHRYVLEVTLRGDLVDTEGAPDRGMVMDFADVKALAMEHLVSKWDHAFLVYARDEVVRSFLEQMADHKTVVIDRIPTVENLAALAFDILANVYDAHYGVNLRLERVRLYETPNCWADVERQPGR, from the coding sequence GTGCTGATTACCCGAAAACTCGAATTCGACGCGGGCCACCGCATTCCCGATCACCGCAGCCAGTGCAGGAACCTGCACGGGCATCGCTACGTGCTCGAAGTCACGCTGCGCGGCGATCTCGTCGATACCGAGGGGGCGCCCGATCGCGGCATGGTGATGGATTTCGCCGACGTGAAGGCGCTCGCGATGGAGCATCTCGTCAGCAAGTGGGACCACGCGTTCCTCGTCTACGCGCGCGACGAAGTGGTGCGCTCGTTCCTCGAGCAGATGGCCGACCACAAGACCGTCGTGATCGACCGGATCCCGACCGTCGAGAACCTCGCGGCGCTCGCGTTCGACATCCTCGCGAACGTCTACGACGCGCACTACGGCGTGAACCTGCGCCTCGAGCGCGTGCGGCTGTACGAAACGCCGAACTGCTGGGCCGACGTCGAGCGCCAGCCGGGCCGCTGA
- the queE gene encoding 7-carboxy-7-deazaguanine synthase, whose translation MTYAVKEIFYTLQGEGANAGRPAVFCRFAGCNLWSGREEDRAEAVCRFCDTDFVGTDGENGGKFKDADALVATIAGLWPDGEAHRFVVCTGGEPMLQLDQPLVDALHAAGFEIAIETNGSLPVLESIDWICVSPKADAPLVVTKGNELKVVIPQDNQRLADYAKLDFEYFLVQPMDGPSRDLNTKLAIDWCKRHPQWRLSMQTHKYLNIP comes from the coding sequence ATGACTTACGCGGTCAAGGAAATTTTCTACACGTTGCAGGGCGAGGGCGCGAATGCGGGCCGGCCGGCCGTGTTCTGCCGGTTTGCCGGCTGCAATCTGTGGTCCGGCCGCGAAGAGGATCGTGCGGAGGCCGTGTGCCGCTTCTGCGATACGGACTTCGTCGGCACCGACGGCGAGAACGGCGGCAAGTTCAAGGACGCCGACGCGCTCGTCGCGACGATCGCGGGCCTGTGGCCGGACGGCGAGGCGCATCGCTTCGTGGTCTGCACGGGCGGCGAGCCGATGCTGCAGCTCGACCAGCCGCTCGTCGACGCGCTGCACGCGGCAGGCTTCGAGATCGCGATCGAGACCAACGGCTCGCTGCCGGTGCTCGAGTCGATCGACTGGATCTGCGTGAGCCCGAAGGCCGACGCGCCGCTCGTCGTCACGAAGGGCAACGAGCTGAAGGTCGTGATCCCGCAGGACAACCAGCGGCTCGCCGATTACGCGAAGCTCGACTTCGAGTACTTCCTGGTCCAGCCGATGGACGGCCCGTCGCGCGACCTGAACACGAAGCTCGCGATCGACTGGTGCAAGCGCCATCCGCAGTGGCGCCTGTCGATGCAGACCCACAAATATCTGAACATTCCCTGA
- the queC gene encoding 7-cyano-7-deazaguanine synthase QueC produces MIRTDAKDGALVLFSGGQDSATCVAWALERYQTVETLGFDYGQRHRVELECREGVREALKRQFPQWSDRLGDDHMIDLSVLGAISDTAMTRTIEIETAANGLPNTFVPGRNLLFMTIAAAIAYRRGLRVLVGGMCETDFSGYPDCRDDTMKALQVALNLGMDTRIVLETPLMWLDKAQTWQLAEQLGGEALVELIRVETHTCYVGERAELHDWGFGCGECPACKLRKRGYEAYLKGERVTEAPL; encoded by the coding sequence GTGATTCGGACAGACGCTAAAGACGGCGCGCTCGTGTTGTTTTCCGGCGGCCAGGACTCGGCCACGTGCGTGGCCTGGGCCCTCGAACGCTATCAGACGGTCGAGACGCTCGGCTTCGACTACGGCCAGCGCCATCGCGTCGAACTCGAATGCCGCGAAGGCGTGCGCGAAGCGCTGAAGCGGCAGTTCCCGCAGTGGTCGGACCGGCTCGGCGACGATCACATGATCGACCTGTCGGTGCTCGGCGCGATCAGCGATACCGCGATGACGCGCACGATCGAGATCGAGACGGCGGCGAACGGCCTGCCGAACACGTTCGTGCCGGGCCGCAACCTGCTGTTCATGACGATCGCCGCGGCGATCGCCTATCGCCGCGGGCTGCGCGTGCTGGTCGGCGGGATGTGCGAGACGGATTTCTCGGGCTATCCCGACTGCCGCGACGACACGATGAAGGCGCTGCAGGTCGCGCTGAACCTCGGGATGGACACGCGCATCGTGCTCGAGACGCCGCTGATGTGGCTCGACAAGGCGCAGACCTGGCAACTCGCCGAACAGCTCGGCGGCGAAGCGCTGGTCGAGCTGATCCGCGTCGAGACGCATACCTGCTACGTCGGCGAGCGTGCGGAACTGCACGACTGGGGCTTCGGCTGCGGCGAGTGCCCGGCCTGCAAGCTGCGCAAGCGCGGCTACGAGGCCTACCTGAAGGGCGAACGCGTGACCGAAGCGCCGCTGTGA
- the esaR gene encoding response regulator transcription factor EsaR, with amino-acid sequence MATILVVDDEMGIRELLSEILSDEGHVVEAAENAQAAREYRLNQAPDLVLLDIWMPDTDGVTLLKEWAAQGLLTMPVIMMSGHATIDTAVEATKIGALDFLEKPIALQKLLKAVEHGLARGAAPVSANAAAKAGAGQAAGPASVASAAALPTLGDDVAAALGLAGQTAAIPFDIPLREARDAFERAYFEYHLARENGSMTRVAEKTGLERTHLYRKLKQLGVELGKKPSEGAA; translated from the coding sequence ATGGCAACCATCCTGGTGGTAGATGATGAAATGGGCATCCGGGAATTGCTCTCGGAGATCCTCAGCGACGAAGGACATGTCGTCGAGGCGGCGGAGAACGCGCAGGCTGCGCGGGAATACCGGCTGAATCAGGCGCCCGATCTCGTGCTGCTCGATATCTGGATGCCCGATACCGACGGCGTCACGTTGCTCAAGGAATGGGCGGCGCAGGGCCTGCTGACGATGCCGGTGATCATGATGTCCGGGCATGCGACGATCGACACGGCCGTCGAGGCGACCAAGATCGGCGCGCTCGATTTCCTCGAGAAGCCGATCGCGCTGCAGAAGCTGCTGAAGGCGGTCGAGCACGGCCTCGCGCGCGGCGCGGCGCCGGTGTCCGCGAACGCGGCGGCGAAGGCCGGCGCCGGGCAGGCGGCAGGGCCGGCGTCGGTCGCTTCCGCCGCGGCGCTGCCGACGCTCGGCGACGACGTGGCCGCGGCGCTCGGCCTTGCCGGCCAGACCGCGGCGATTCCGTTCGACATTCCGCTGCGCGAAGCGCGCGATGCGTTCGAGCGCGCGTACTTCGAGTATCACCTCGCGCGCGAGAACGGCAGCATGACGCGCGTCGCGGAAAAGACCGGCCTCGAGCGCACGCACCTGTATCGCAAGCTCAAGCAGCTCGGCGTCGAGCTCGGCAAGAAGCCGTCCGAAGGCGCCGCATAA